One Aciduliprofundum boonei T469 genomic region harbors:
- a CDS encoding aldehyde ferredoxin oxidoreductase family protein — MKGYVGTIVRINLSDVRYEIEDTENYPIYDFLGGRGLGAKLLLDMTNKTTEPLSEENPLMFLTGPYTGTPGISSAFYNVTTKAPLTRTPSGSHSGGFWGPHLKRAGFDGIIVEGRADKPVYIYIEDGKVSIEDATNLWGKGVFETTDYLERKYPSAKIAAIGPAGENLVWYASIMNDKYRAVGRTGAGAVMGSKLLKAIVVKGKHRVEVADPQGLKDVFAEALKNTRVKAAKVSELGTPAMIPVTNSTGTLPTRNFQQGSYEKADNLDPKKLRYEFTKKKVACYGCPIRCSNFTEAEYEGIRVKGEGPEYETTMAFGSNIDNDDYNLLIVANALCNDYGMDTITAGDTIAFFMELYERGILTKEEVDNLDFRFGNKEIILDLLHKIAKREGVGELLSLGVREASKRIGRGSERYAIHVKGLEPPGYDPRGSVGMGLNYATSNRGACHLRAAMYVPELLYKTMDRFQIRGKHEYIRDFQNVLAVVDSMIMCKFGSRYGYLDDADTIAKALTVVTGYEYSGEEILKIGDRIWNMERLFLLREGYTHRDDTLPERFFEEPVDVGNGDKRAINKEEFHQAIKDWYRARGWDESGRPTRWKLEELGLDEYIGKF, encoded by the coding sequence ATGAAGGGGTATGTTGGCACTATAGTGAGAATAAATTTAAGTGATGTGCGCTATGAAATTGAAGACACTGAAAATTATCCCATCTATGATTTTCTAGGTGGCCGAGGACTTGGAGCCAAACTTCTTTTAGATATGACCAATAAAACCACGGAACCATTAAGCGAGGAAAATCCCTTGATGTTTCTCACAGGCCCTTATACGGGAACTCCAGGGATATCATCTGCCTTTTACAATGTCACAACTAAAGCACCTTTAACAAGAACTCCATCGGGCTCGCATTCTGGAGGATTCTGGGGACCACATTTGAAGAGGGCAGGGTTCGATGGAATAATCGTAGAGGGAAGAGCAGATAAGCCTGTATATATTTATATTGAAGATGGAAAGGTAAGCATAGAGGATGCCACTAATTTATGGGGAAAGGGAGTATTTGAAACCACCGATTATCTGGAGAGAAAGTATCCTTCGGCTAAAATTGCAGCCATAGGACCAGCAGGAGAGAATTTAGTTTGGTATGCATCCATTATGAATGATAAATATAGGGCAGTGGGTAGAACTGGGGCAGGAGCTGTTATGGGGAGCAAGCTACTTAAGGCAATAGTGGTAAAAGGGAAACACAGGGTTGAAGTTGCAGACCCACAGGGATTAAAGGATGTGTTTGCAGAGGCTTTGAAAAACACAAGGGTGAAAGCCGCCAAAGTTTCTGAGTTGGGTACCCCTGCAATGATTCCTGTCACAAATTCTACAGGTACATTACCCACAAGAAACTTTCAGCAGGGATCATATGAAAAGGCTGATAATTTGGATCCAAAGAAGCTGCGATACGAGTTTACGAAGAAAAAGGTGGCTTGCTATGGGTGTCCTATCAGATGCTCTAATTTTACCGAAGCAGAATATGAAGGAATAAGAGTGAAAGGTGAAGGGCCAGAGTATGAGACCACCATGGCCTTTGGCTCCAATATTGACAATGACGATTACAATCTCTTAATAGTGGCCAATGCTCTTTGCAATGATTACGGTATGGATACCATAACCGCTGGAGACACAATTGCCTTCTTTATGGAGCTTTATGAGAGGGGAATCCTAACTAAGGAGGAAGTGGATAACTTGGATTTCAGATTTGGAAACAAGGAGATAATATTGGATCTTCTGCACAAGATTGCAAAAAGAGAGGGCGTGGGCGAACTTCTATCTTTAGGCGTAAGAGAAGCTTCCAAGCGTATAGGAAGGGGCTCTGAGAGATATGCGATTCATGTAAAAGGATTGGAGCCTCCAGGATACGATCCCAGAGGAAGTGTGGGAATGGGATTGAATTATGCTACGAGCAACAGAGGCGCATGTCATTTGCGAGCAGCTATGTATGTGCCCGAGCTACTATACAAGACAATGGATAGGTTCCAAATAAGGGGCAAGCATGAGTATATAAGAGATTTTCAAAACGTACTTGCCGTTGTGGATTCCATGATAATGTGCAAATTTGGAAGTCGTTATGGATACTTGGATGATGCAGACACTATTGCCAAAGCTCTGACAGTGGTTACAGGCTATGAGTACTCGGGAGAGGAAATACTAAAGATAGGGGATAGGATATGGAACATGGAGAGACTCTTTCTCCTTAGAGAAGGATATACCCACAGAGACGATACCTTGCCCGAGAGATTCTTTGAGGAGCCTGTGGATGTTGGTAATGGAGATAAGAGAGCTATTAACAAAGAAGAGTTCCATCAGGCCATAAAAGATTGGTATAGAGCGAGAGGATGGGATGAAAGTGGAAGGCCCACAAGATGGAAATTGGAAGAATTGGGATTGGATGAATATATTGGAAAATTTTGA
- a CDS encoding aspartate aminotransferase family protein — MEGPKIKVVPPGPKSQEILKLKDKYVARGMSVAHPIVVERAHGAFVEDVDGNVYIDFAGGIGVINAGHTPDEVVEAIKEQSEKLLHTCFMVLPYEPFLHLAERMVQITPANLEKVALFNSGAEAVENAIKIAIYSTGKQGIITFDHAFHGRTRMGMTLTGKNKPYKYKLGMPIPGIWQLPYPYPYRCMGGKKTDPEECLQRTLEYIDFKLRTHISPDETAAFIAEPLQGEGGFIVPPKGFFPELKKIAEENEMLLIDDEIQSGFGRTGKMWATEHFGTEPHIMTFAKSVASGLPLSGVIGEAEIMDSVHPGGLGGTYGGNPVACAAALKTIDIIEKNLDNAVKIGDIIHKRFIDMQDEFKIIGDVRGLGPMIAMELVKDRETQEPATEETKKILHKALEKGLILIKAGLFSNVIRILVPIVASIDTVEKGLDIFEDTIKEISQQI; from the coding sequence ATGGAAGGCCCTAAAATAAAAGTAGTTCCCCCGGGACCAAAATCTCAAGAGATTTTGAAACTAAAGGATAAATATGTGGCTCGGGGGATGAGTGTAGCGCATCCGATTGTTGTGGAGAGAGCACATGGAGCGTTTGTGGAGGATGTCGATGGAAATGTATACATAGATTTTGCTGGAGGTATAGGAGTTATTAATGCTGGGCACACTCCTGATGAGGTTGTGGAGGCAATAAAGGAGCAAAGCGAGAAGCTACTCCATACATGCTTCATGGTCCTGCCCTATGAACCATTCCTTCATCTTGCAGAGAGAATGGTACAGATCACACCTGCGAATTTGGAAAAGGTGGCCCTTTTTAACAGTGGTGCTGAGGCTGTTGAAAATGCCATAAAAATTGCAATTTACAGCACAGGAAAGCAGGGGATAATTACCTTTGACCACGCATTTCACGGAAGGACAAGAATGGGCATGACCCTTACTGGAAAGAACAAACCATACAAATACAAGCTTGGAATGCCCATACCTGGTATATGGCAATTGCCCTATCCCTATCCCTATAGATGCATGGGCGGTAAAAAGACGGATCCAGAGGAATGTTTGCAAAGAACTTTGGAGTACATAGATTTCAAGCTTAGAACCCACATCTCTCCAGATGAAACTGCTGCATTCATAGCCGAGCCCTTGCAGGGAGAGGGAGGGTTTATAGTGCCCCCCAAGGGATTTTTCCCAGAGTTGAAGAAAATTGCAGAGGAAAATGAAATGCTGCTTATTGATGATGAGATTCAGAGTGGCTTCGGTCGTACAGGAAAGATGTGGGCTACCGAGCATTTCGGAACAGAGCCCCATATAATGACCTTTGCAAAATCTGTGGCCTCTGGATTACCACTCTCAGGTGTGATTGGAGAAGCTGAGATTATGGATTCTGTGCATCCTGGTGGTCTAGGAGGTACCTATGGAGGAAACCCTGTGGCATGTGCAGCTGCTCTCAAAACCATAGATATAATTGAGAAAAATCTTGATAATGCTGTGAAGATTGGAGATATCATACACAAGCGTTTTATAGATATGCAGGATGAATTCAAAATAATAGGGGATGTTCGAGGCTTAGGTCCAATGATAGCTATGGAACTTGTTAAAGATAGGGAAACTCAGGAGCCCGCTACGGAGGAAACCAAAAAGATACTGCATAAAGCTCTTGAAAAGGGTCTTATCTTAATAAAAGCGGGATTATTCAGCAATGTTATACGCATTCTTGTACCCATCGTGGCATCCATAGATACTGTTGAGAAAGGTTTGGACATCTTCGAGGATACTATAAAGGAAATATCCCAACAGATCTAG
- a CDS encoding DUF61 family protein, translated as MVIENIIQQDILSINREIIKKRVSLQGLLKDPVIEEKGKKIKIEKECLDRIAERCNLPQSQIFLPITFFIPAGSYDGYLLSEKDYEVVSSLGYELYKRNGRYWIAKYKIRKLVSSCPGVFQSIIVP; from the coding sequence ATGGTAATTGAGAACATAATACAGCAGGATATTCTGAGCATAAACAGGGAGATAATAAAAAAGAGAGTGTCCTTGCAGGGGCTTCTCAAAGATCCAGTAATTGAGGAGAAAGGAAAGAAAATAAAGATAGAAAAAGAGTGCCTTGATAGAATTGCAGAGCGTTGTAATTTGCCACAATCTCAAATTTTTTTACCTATAACTTTTTTCATTCCTGCTGGCTCTTATGATGGTTATCTATTATCTGAAAAGGATTATGAAGTTGTATCCTCTCTAGGTTATGAACTCTATAAAAGAAATGGTAGGTATTGGATAGCCAAGTATAAAATAAGAAAGCTTGTAAGTTCTTGCCCAGGAGTGTTTCAGAGTATCATTGTGCCCTAG
- the pdxS gene encoding pyridoxal 5'-phosphate synthase lyase subunit PdxS, with amino-acid sequence MPFHLDLENVRYGSELVKRGFAKMQKGGVIMDVTNAEQAGIAEDAGAVAVMALERVPADIRAAGGVARMADPNKIQEIMDAVSIPVMAKVRIGHIEEARALEALGVDMIDESEVLTPADPFYHIDKREFTIPFVCGARNLGEAVRRIWEGAAMIRTKGEAGTGNVIEAVRHMRLVNRGIEELKYKNDAEIYKIARKYAESYEKLLKQVKEFNGMPSDIDPHEPVFGEYTINDIVEGLYKELMEIKKLQRLPVVNFAAGGIATPPDAALMMNLGADGVFVGSGIFKSPNPEEMARAIVEAVMHYDEPEVIAEVSKGLKGMYGQEISQLNEKLQERGW; translated from the coding sequence ATGCCATTTCATTTGGATCTGGAGAATGTTAGATACGGTAGTGAGCTCGTTAAGAGAGGCTTCGCCAAAATGCAGAAGGGCGGAGTAATAATGGATGTTACGAATGCCGAGCAGGCCGGAATTGCTGAAGATGCTGGTGCTGTAGCAGTTATGGCTCTAGAGCGTGTTCCCGCTGATATTCGTGCAGCAGGGGGAGTTGCAAGGATGGCGGATCCAAATAAGATTCAAGAGATTATGGATGCTGTTAGCATACCTGTTATGGCAAAGGTGCGTATTGGGCATATTGAAGAGGCCCGTGCATTAGAGGCGTTGGGAGTGGATATGATTGATGAGAGTGAGGTACTTACTCCCGCGGACCCGTTTTATCATATTGATAAAAGAGAATTTACCATTCCCTTCGTTTGCGGTGCAAGAAATCTCGGGGAGGCAGTGCGCCGCATCTGGGAAGGTGCCGCTATGATAAGAACGAAGGGTGAGGCTGGTACTGGCAATGTCATTGAGGCAGTTAGGCATATGCGCTTGGTTAATAGGGGAATAGAGGAGTTGAAATACAAAAATGATGCAGAAATATACAAAATTGCAAGAAAATATGCTGAATCTTATGAGAAGCTGTTAAAACAGGTTAAGGAGTTTAATGGTATGCCGTCGGATATAGACCCACATGAGCCTGTATTTGGAGAATACACAATAAACGATATTGTGGAAGGGCTCTACAAAGAATTGATGGAAATTAAAAAGCTCCAGCGTTTACCCGTTGTGAACTTTGCAGCGGGAGGCATAGCAACTCCACCAGATGCAGCTTTAATGATGAACCTTGGAGCGGATGGCGTGTTTGTTGGAAGTGGAATATTCAAGAGCCCAAATCCTGAGGAAATGGCCCGTGCAATAGTAGAGGCGGTCATGCATTACGATGAACCTGAGGTGATAGCTGAGGTATCCAAGGGACTCAAAGGAATGTACGGACAAGAAATCTCGCAACTCAACGAGAAACTTCAGGAGAGAGGATGGTAA
- a CDS encoding nucleotide exchange factor GrpE, whose protein sequence is MCEDIEKIKKERDEYKDKYLRKLAEMDNYRKMMEREKNMEIERCRIEIIKEFLEPYESLRKAVESIPKNMKDGIELILKQMEKIMKNLGLREIEAIGKKFDPMLHEAIGVVEGDEDDIVVEEYQKGYMLGDIVLRHSKVLVSKKEVNKDE, encoded by the coding sequence ATGTGTGAAGATATTGAAAAAATAAAAAAAGAAAGAGATGAATACAAGGACAAGTACCTGCGCAAGCTTGCTGAGATGGATAATTACAGAAAGATGATGGAGCGAGAGAAAAACATGGAAATTGAAAGATGTAGAATTGAGATAATAAAAGAATTTTTGGAGCCTTATGAATCTTTAAGAAAAGCAGTTGAATCCATACCTAAGAATATGAAGGATGGAATAGAACTGATTTTAAAGCAGATGGAAAAAATAATGAAAAATCTAGGTTTGAGAGAAATAGAGGCAATAGGTAAAAAATTTGATCCCATGCTCCATGAAGCCATTGGAGTCGTGGAAGGAGATGAAGATGATATTGTTGTTGAGGAATACCAAAAGGGGTATATGCTTGGCGATATAGTATTGAGACATTCTAAGGTATTGGTTTCTAAAAAGGAGGTGAATAAAGATGAGTGA
- the dnaK gene encoding molecular chaperone DnaK codes for MSEKIIGIDLGTSNSAAAVYINGNVKVIPSAEGNTMYGKAFPSYVAFTKDGQLLVGEPARRQALTNPEGTVYAFKRKMGTDYKYKIYGKEYTPQQLSAFLLQKIKRDAEAYLGEEIKKAVITVPAYFNDNQRQATKDAGEIAGLEVVRIINEPTAAALAYGIDKSEEELKIMVFDFGGGTLDVTIMEYGSGVFEVISTAGDTQLGGTDMDNAIIDYIAEEFKRENGVDLRNDKNAFIRLKEAAEKAKIELSSVLQTDINLPYITIVNGEPKHLNITLTRAKLEELVRPIVEKSGKSIDAALKNAGLNKSDIDKIILVGGPTRMPIVQKFVEDYMGKKIERGIDPMECVATGAAIQGAVLAGEVKDIVLLDVTPLTLGVEVLGGLVEPIIPANTTIPVRKSKIFTTAADNQTTVTIHVVQGERPMAKDNVSLGMFNLTGIPPAPRGVPQIEVTFDIDANGILHVSAKDLGTGKETGITISASTKLSKDEIEKMKKEAEKFAEEDRRRREEIENRNKLEQLVYASERSLEEYGDKIPSDVKSEIEEEIKKAKKVLEEGNGDKIKEELEVLSKKIEKIGTAMYQQAQQAQQGQQQASWKHSGEGKDERIHDTSYEEK; via the coding sequence ATGAGTGAGAAGATAATAGGAATAGATTTGGGAACGAGCAATTCGGCAGCAGCCGTGTATATAAATGGAAATGTTAAGGTGATACCCAGTGCTGAGGGTAATACCATGTACGGAAAAGCATTTCCATCGTATGTTGCTTTTACCAAGGACGGACAATTACTTGTGGGAGAGCCTGCCAGAAGACAAGCACTTACGAATCCGGAAGGAACGGTATATGCATTCAAAAGGAAAATGGGCACAGATTACAAATACAAGATTTACGGTAAAGAGTACACTCCCCAACAATTATCCGCATTTCTACTGCAAAAAATAAAAAGAGATGCAGAAGCTTATTTGGGTGAGGAGATAAAGAAAGCTGTGATAACTGTACCTGCTTATTTCAATGATAATCAAAGGCAAGCGACTAAAGATGCTGGAGAGATTGCAGGACTTGAAGTTGTAAGGATAATCAACGAGCCCACAGCAGCCGCTTTAGCCTATGGAATTGATAAGAGCGAAGAGGAATTAAAAATTATGGTATTTGATTTTGGCGGTGGCACACTGGATGTTACCATAATGGAATACGGCAGTGGCGTTTTTGAGGTAATATCCACAGCAGGTGATACCCAGTTGGGCGGCACGGATATGGACAATGCAATAATAGATTACATAGCTGAAGAATTCAAGAGAGAGAACGGAGTGGATTTGAGAAATGATAAGAATGCATTTATTCGACTCAAAGAAGCCGCAGAGAAGGCTAAAATTGAGCTCTCTAGTGTCTTGCAGACAGATATAAATTTACCTTACATTACTATCGTTAATGGTGAGCCAAAGCATCTTAACATTACATTAACAAGGGCAAAATTAGAAGAATTGGTTAGACCCATAGTAGAGAAATCTGGAAAAAGTATAGATGCGGCTTTGAAGAATGCTGGATTAAATAAAAGCGATATTGATAAAATAATACTTGTGGGAGGACCAACAAGGATGCCCATAGTGCAAAAATTCGTAGAAGATTATATGGGTAAAAAAATAGAGAGGGGAATAGATCCTATGGAATGCGTTGCAACTGGAGCGGCTATTCAGGGTGCTGTTCTTGCTGGCGAAGTTAAGGATATCGTTCTCCTTGATGTTACCCCTTTAACACTTGGCGTTGAAGTTCTAGGCGGGCTAGTAGAACCCATAATACCTGCTAACACGACAATTCCAGTTCGTAAATCCAAGATATTTACAACGGCCGCAGATAATCAGACAACTGTAACCATTCATGTTGTTCAGGGTGAGAGGCCTATGGCGAAGGATAATGTCTCACTAGGAATGTTTAATCTCACAGGCATTCCACCTGCTCCTCGTGGAGTACCTCAAATTGAAGTCACATTTGATATAGATGCAAATGGCATTCTGCATGTTAGTGCCAAGGATTTGGGTACAGGGAAGGAAACAGGAATAACCATAAGTGCCAGTACAAAACTCTCGAAGGATGAAATTGAGAAAATGAAGAAAGAGGCGGAGAAATTCGCCGAGGAGGACAGGAGGAGGAGAGAGGAGATAGAAAATCGCAACAAACTAGAGCAATTGGTGTATGCTTCTGAAAGGTCTCTGGAGGAGTACGGAGATAAGATTCCTTCCGATGTGAAATCGGAGATAGAAGAAGAAATCAAGAAGGCAAAGAAGGTCTTGGAAGAGGGAAATGGGGATAAGATAAAAGAGGAGCTTGAAGTACTTTCAAAAAAGATAGAGAAGATAGGTACTGCGATGTATCAGCAGGCACAACAAGCGCAGCAGGGGCAGCAACAAGCAAGCTGGAAGCATAGTGGAGAGGGAAAAGATGAGAGGATCCACGATACTAGCTACGAAGAGAAGTGA
- a CDS encoding chromate resistance protein ChrB domain-containing protein, which produces MKWVTREYVHVDRVACPWLITRFIDPEAEFIFVPRDTDPATIKEGTPFDMKGVELGHHNGNCSFDAFIEKYKIEDPAVKEIQKIVHEADTHVENPSPLAIALKILAKGYRLAAKDDYETLEKEFPLYDALYAYFKNELEK; this is translated from the coding sequence ATGAAATGGGTAACTAGAGAGTATGTGCATGTGGACCGTGTGGCTTGCCCTTGGCTCATAACGAGATTCATAGATCCCGAGGCAGAATTTATCTTTGTACCTCGAGACACAGATCCAGCCACTATTAAAGAGGGTACACCCTTTGATATGAAAGGTGTAGAGCTTGGACATCACAATGGAAACTGCTCCTTTGATGCTTTTATTGAAAAGTACAAAATAGAGGACCCTGCAGTTAAAGAGATACAGAAAATAGTACACGAAGCGGATACGCATGTGGAGAATCCCTCTCCCCTAGCAATAGCACTGAAGATTTTGGCAAAGGGATATCGTCTGGCAGCAAAGGACGATTATGAAACTCTGGAGAAGGAATTTCCTCTGTATGATGCTCTATATGCGTATTTCAAAAATGAGTTAGAAAAGTGA
- the dnaJ gene encoding molecular chaperone DnaJ, protein MGKDYYEILGVSRNATKDEIKRAYRRLAKKYHPDLNPDNREEAEEKFKEISEAYEVLMDDKKREIYDKYGEDGLKGRVFNEGGFTWNDFTHFSDLNDIFGGFGDFFRDFFGFSQPRENRGKDVAVRVTIDLKDVITGVDKEVKVKTYVTCPVCHGTGATPGSSVKTCPACGGTGQKRVVKRMGPLQFVSVTTCDVCHGTGKIIEKPCPECRGTGRVLGEKTYTVHIPPGIKEDDTLRIRGKGEIPEGKGVPGDLYIYVHINKPEGVWIDGLDIHKNISVAYPIAVLGGEINVELLNDTQKIKIPPGTQSGSTLTLKGMGLPPFGGGRRGNFILHVEIEVPKKLSKRGKELVRELAKELNVETKRGWFR, encoded by the coding sequence ATGGGCAAGGACTATTACGAAATATTAGGCGTGAGTCGCAATGCCACAAAGGATGAGATAAAGAGAGCTTACAGAAGATTGGCAAAGAAGTATCATCCTGATTTGAACCCCGATAATCGAGAGGAAGCGGAGGAGAAGTTCAAAGAGATCAGCGAGGCCTATGAAGTGCTTATGGATGATAAAAAAAGGGAGATATACGATAAATACGGAGAAGATGGATTAAAAGGAAGGGTGTTCAACGAAGGAGGTTTTACCTGGAACGATTTTACCCATTTTTCGGATTTAAATGATATTTTCGGAGGGTTTGGTGATTTTTTTCGTGATTTCTTTGGTTTCTCTCAGCCAAGGGAGAACAGGGGGAAAGATGTGGCAGTGCGCGTTACTATTGATTTGAAAGATGTAATTACAGGGGTTGATAAAGAGGTAAAGGTCAAAACTTATGTAACTTGCCCTGTATGCCATGGTACAGGTGCAACTCCAGGCTCCTCCGTAAAAACATGCCCTGCATGTGGCGGTACGGGGCAAAAAAGAGTGGTTAAGAGAATGGGGCCCCTTCAATTCGTAAGCGTCACAACATGTGATGTTTGCCATGGCACAGGAAAAATCATAGAGAAACCCTGTCCAGAGTGCAGAGGTACAGGTAGAGTTTTAGGCGAAAAAACTTACACAGTGCATATCCCCCCCGGCATTAAAGAAGATGATACTCTTCGAATTCGTGGAAAGGGAGAAATTCCTGAAGGCAAAGGTGTACCTGGAGATTTGTATATTTATGTCCATATCAACAAGCCCGAGGGTGTGTGGATAGATGGACTAGATATTCATAAAAATATAAGCGTAGCTTATCCAATAGCCGTTCTCGGAGGAGAAATCAATGTTGAGCTGCTGAATGATACACAAAAGATAAAAATTCCTCCAGGCACACAAAGCGGTTCTACCCTAACCCTTAAAGGTATGGGTCTACCTCCATTTGGTGGTGGAAGAAGAGGCAATTTCATTCTGCATGTTGAAATAGAAGTGCCCAAGAAATTGAGCAAGAGAGGAAAAGAGCTAGTTAGAGAGCTTGCAAAGGAGCTAAATGTAGAAACAAAGAGAGGATGGTTCAGATAA
- a CDS encoding transcriptional regulator, with the protein MNNLREIAKTSVLGNPIRFGIMLYLLPRERALFIDIQRILDITPGNLDSHLRKLKQEGYVEIKKVLVDRPRTMVKITEKGAIETRNYLEKLKSVVSSYYKS; encoded by the coding sequence ATGAATAATCTCAGGGAAATAGCAAAAACCAGCGTGCTTGGAAATCCCATTCGCTTTGGGATAATGCTATATTTACTTCCAAGAGAGCGGGCTTTGTTTATTGATATACAAAGAATATTAGATATAACCCCTGGAAACCTAGATTCACATCTCCGCAAACTTAAACAGGAAGGATATGTCGAAATTAAAAAAGTTCTGGTAGACAGACCAAGAACGATGGTTAAAATAACGGAAAAGGGTGCAATTGAAACTAGAAATTATCTAGAAAAATTGAAAAGTGTGGTCTCCTCTTATTATAAATCATAG
- a CDS encoding SLC13 family permease — MNLLKKMSRDYVLIVSLVILIIISIFAPYLVSQYPYFVDWKTLLTLAALFLITTAMMDSQYLKITALKLIEKIENERKLALALISFSFVLSMFITNDVTLLLLVPLTLSLQSYVKQDIKKMIIFEALAVNAGSALTPIGNPQNLYLWNLWGVDFGAFILYLLPVVLVLLVILLFLVFLIFPSKHLQKFEIKNVEDGDKKLAWLSLILLIFMIIFMDLNLEFYAIPIIFIVYILYRRDVYLHVDWLLLLIFFLFFIDFNAIGNLPAVRNFFLNQNISGLKAFAYGALISQFISNVPAAILLSNFTNDIQSLVYGVSVGGNGIIIASLANLIALRFVKDKKWAIEFHKYSIAYFIITFIIMLFLLYVLI, encoded by the coding sequence ATGAATTTACTTAAAAAGATGAGTAGAGATTATGTGCTAATCGTATCTCTAGTTATTTTAATTATTATTTCAATTTTTGCCCCTTATTTGGTATCTCAATACCCATATTTTGTTGACTGGAAAACTCTACTTACTCTTGCTGCACTGTTTTTAATTACTACAGCTATGATGGACAGCCAGTACCTAAAAATCACTGCTCTGAAATTAATAGAAAAGATAGAAAACGAGAGAAAACTTGCTTTAGCATTGATATCTTTCTCATTTGTACTATCTATGTTCATAACTAATGATGTAACGCTTCTGCTTCTTGTTCCCCTTACTCTTTCACTTCAAAGCTATGTTAAGCAGGACATAAAGAAAATGATAATTTTTGAAGCACTCGCAGTAAATGCTGGCTCTGCTCTTACTCCTATTGGCAACCCCCAGAATCTCTATTTGTGGAACCTTTGGGGCGTGGACTTCGGTGCATTTATATTATATCTCCTACCCGTTGTTCTTGTATTGCTTGTTATTCTTCTTTTCCTTGTCTTCCTTATTTTTCCATCAAAGCATCTCCAAAAGTTTGAAATAAAAAATGTTGAAGATGGAGATAAGAAATTGGCTTGGTTATCTCTTATTCTCCTTATTTTTATGATCATTTTCATGGATTTGAACCTCGAATTTTACGCAATACCTATAATTTTCATCGTTTACATATTATATCGAAGGGATGTTTATTTACATGTTGATTGGCTTCTTCTCTTAATATTTTTCTTGTTTTTTATAGATTTTAATGCAATCGGGAATCTACCTGCGGTGAGAAATTTCTTTTTGAATCAGAACATTTCTGGATTAAAAGCGTTTGCTTATGGAGCGCTCATCTCTCAATTTATAAGCAATGTACCCGCAGCGATACTTTTGAGCAATTTTACGAATGATATACAATCTTTAGTTTATGGAGTGAGCGTGGGAGGGAATGGTATAATAATAGCATCTCTGGCCAATCTCATTGCTCTGAGATTTGTTAAGGATAAAAAATGGGCAATAGAGTTTCATAAGTATTCTATTGCATATTTCATTATAACATTTATCATAATGCTCTTTCTTTTGTATGTCCTAATTTAG
- a CDS encoding aldolase produces the protein MWQEISKFGKKLVEQGLVSSHFGNISVRVGEYMYITRSGSMLDEITKDDVVRVSIYEPTSLDLIASSEVTAHREIYKNTSALAIIHDHSPFAVIESLIHREQGKERIVPIDSEGSYFLHDIPIVEGGIGTEKLANNLARALEERKAAVVYSHGVFARGSILEEAFVVASMVEHSCKMMYYFDIWKDMNKLP, from the coding sequence ATGTGGCAAGAGATTTCAAAATTCGGTAAGAAGCTTGTTGAGCAAGGACTTGTAAGCTCCCATTTTGGAAACATAAGCGTTCGTGTTGGGGAGTATATGTACATAACTCGCTCAGGCTCGATGCTGGATGAAATAACAAAGGATGATGTCGTTCGTGTTTCAATCTACGAGCCGACCTCGTTGGATTTAATTGCCTCTTCGGAGGTAACGGCACATCGGGAGATTTACAAAAACACATCTGCACTTGCAATAATTCACGATCATTCTCCATTTGCAGTTATTGAATCCTTAATTCATAGAGAACAAGGCAAGGAGAGAATTGTACCTATTGATAGCGAAGGCTCATATTTCTTACACGATATTCCCATCGTGGAAGGAGGAATAGGTACTGAGAAACTTGCAAACAATCTTGCCAGGGCACTGGAGGAGAGAAAGGCGGCCGTGGTTTATTCCCATGGTGTATTTGCTCGGGGCAGCATTTTAGAGGAGGCTTTTGTTGTGGCGAGTATGGTAGAGCATTCTTGCAAGATGATGTACTATTTCGATATCTGGAAAGATATGAACAAATTACCCTAG